In Terriglobia bacterium, the following proteins share a genomic window:
- a CDS encoding MOSC domain-containing protein → MRIVSVNVGPPREIEWRGRTVRTSIFKEPVEGAVRVRSLNLDGDEQSDLTVHGGVDKAVYVYPAEHYGYWRRELPGVALPWGAFGENLTTEGLLEVDVNIGDRLRAGSAELVVTQPRMPCYKLGVRFDRLDMVKRFLASGRSGFYLAVIREGEIAAGDAVTWIARDDHVVSVADVVDLYRSDAANQDLLLRASELPALPEGWRDYFRKRLSQPDA, encoded by the coding sequence ATGAGGATCGTGTCGGTGAACGTCGGTCCCCCGCGCGAGATCGAGTGGCGCGGAAGGACCGTTCGAACTTCCATCTTCAAGGAGCCCGTCGAGGGCGCCGTCCGGGTGAGGTCGCTGAACCTTGACGGCGACGAGCAGTCCGACCTGACCGTGCACGGCGGCGTCGACAAGGCGGTCTACGTCTACCCGGCGGAGCATTACGGGTACTGGCGCCGAGAGCTTCCCGGCGTCGCTCTCCCGTGGGGAGCGTTCGGCGAGAACCTCACGACCGAGGGTCTCTTGGAGGTCGACGTCAACATCGGGGACCGGCTTCGTGCCGGCTCGGCCGAGCTCGTGGTCACCCAGCCCCGGATGCCGTGCTACAAGCTCGGGGTTCGCTTCGACCGGCTGGACATGGTCAAGCGGTTCCTGGCCAGCGGGCGGAGCGGGTTCTATCTCGCGGTGATTCGCGAAGGCGAGATCGCGGCGGGCGACGCCGTGACGTGGATCGCTCGCGACGACCACGTGGTCAGCGTGGCGGACGTGGTCGACCTGTACAGGTCGGACGCCGCCAACCAGGATCTCCTGCTCCGCGCGAGCGAGCTTCCGGCCCTTCCC